The Candidatus Eisenbacteria bacterium genome contains a region encoding:
- a CDS encoding sigma-70 family RNA polymerase sigma factor, with product MHGELTGWIQRMGQGDAAALEKVVQLLYDELRGIARQRLRNERSGHTLSATALVNEAYLRLAHHEKLPSESRTQFLAAASNTMRRVLVDYARARLRHKRGGAAEHISLDEAEPFISEAEADEILALEDALERLSRANPRAAEVVQHRFFSGLTVDEIASHLALSSKTVQRDWIAARAWLRKEVIRGLALPE from the coding sequence ATGCACGGCGAACTCACGGGCTGGATCCAGCGCATGGGTCAGGGTGATGCGGCAGCGCTCGAGAAGGTCGTCCAACTGCTCTACGACGAACTGCGCGGGATCGCACGCCAGCGCCTTCGCAACGAGCGCAGCGGCCACACGCTGAGTGCGACTGCGCTGGTCAACGAGGCCTACCTGCGGCTCGCGCATCACGAGAAGCTGCCGTCGGAGAGCCGCACTCAGTTTCTCGCAGCCGCCTCGAACACCATGCGCCGCGTCCTCGTGGACTACGCCCGCGCCCGCCTGCGGCACAAGCGCGGAGGAGCCGCCGAGCACATCTCGCTCGACGAGGCCGAGCCGTTCATTTCGGAAGCGGAGGCGGACGAGATCCTGGCGCTCGAGGACGCGCTCGAGCGCCTGAGTCGCGCGAATCCGCGCGCCGCGGAGGTGGTGCAGCATCGATTCTTCTCGGGGCTCACGGTTGACGAGATCGCGTCCCACCTCGCGCTCTCGTCCAAGACTGTGCAGCGCGACTGGATTGCCGCACGTGCCTGGCTGCGCAAAGAGGTGATCCGCGGCCTGGCGCTGCCCGAATAG